The following coding sequences lie in one Thermocladium sp. ECH_B genomic window:
- a CDS encoding 30S ribosomal protein S17: MSLPNGEEVRVRSVGLPWLLPPKAVCNDPKCPWHGHTSVRGEVLRGIVDSVYNNHAVIVHEWLHYVPKYKRYERRRKKLHAYLPPCTTIKVGEEVIIGETRPLSKATAFVVLGTSGDTVPVKPKIENIQ; encoded by the coding sequence ATTTCACTACCAAATGGGGAGGAGGTGCGGGTAAGGTCCGTGGGATTGCCGTGGCTGCTTCCGCCTAAGGCAGTATGTAATGATCCTAAGTGCCCCTGGCATGGTCACACAAGCGTGCGAGGCGAGGTTTTGAGGGGTATAGTGGACAGCGTTTATAATAATCATGCAGTGATAGTTCACGAGTGGCTCCACTATGTGCCTAAATATAAGCGGTACGAGAGGCGTAGGAAGAAGCTTCATGCGTATTTGCCCCCATGCACAACCATTAAGGTTGGCGAGGAGGTTATCATTGGCGAGACGAGACCATTATCGAAGGCCACGGCATTCGTGGTCTTAGGTACATCTGGGGACACCGTCCCTGTTAAGCCTAAAATAGAAAATATTCAATAG
- a CDS encoding DNA polymerase, with protein sequence MKEPYNSLLKKLTKLLLDEFGDRLISVVVYGSVARGDHRNDSDVDLLIVIKDLPKTITERMMLFEKIESKIEDDIDKLMDEGYYVTFSPIMKTPEEAVRFSPLYMDMTDDAIILYDRDNFFGNVLEKTREKLLELGFERVWISKKAWYWRKKDYKFGEVIDFG encoded by the coding sequence ATGAAAGAACCTTACAATAGCTTATTGAAAAAGCTCACTAAGTTACTTTTGGACGAATTTGGGGACAGGCTAATTTCTGTAGTAGTTTACGGAAGCGTTGCCAGAGGAGATCATAGGAATGACAGTGACGTCGATCTATTAATAGTCATAAAGGATTTGCCTAAAACCATAACCGAGAGGATGATGTTATTTGAGAAAATCGAAAGTAAGATTGAAGACGATATAGATAAACTTATGGATGAAGGATATTATGTCACTTTTTCTCCAATTATGAAAACTCCGGAGGAGGCCGTAAGATTCTCTCCTCTTTACATGGATATGACAGATGATGCGATAATTCTTTACGATAGGGATAACTTCTTTGGAAATGTCCTTGAAAAGACGAGAGAGAAATTGTTGGAATTGGGTTTTGAGAGAGTGTGGATATCTAAAAAGGCGTGGTATTGGAGGAAAAAAGATTACAAGTTCGGAGAAGTAATTGACTTTGGGTGA
- a CDS encoding 2-oxoacid:ferredoxin oxidoreductase subunit beta, whose product MAASKIDIKLYKTQEWVDWCPGCGNYGILNAEQMALAELGLDPKRTVIVSGIGCSGKIAHFINVNGVHTLHGRSVAFATGIKLANPELEVIVNAGDGDQLGIGVGHFVSVGRRNIDMTVIVHDNGVYGLTKGQAAPTLPRGVKTKSLPEPNINDAINPLALALASGYTFVARTYAYDVKHAKETIKAAITHKGLALVDVLQPCPTYNNINTKEWYDKRIYKLENWDPIVRSEAEMDEKLSKALLKVREWGDKIPIGIFYQNEMVPTYEARVEERVPTYLKNPPAKQEIDKNGAFITSIENIIKGKRVI is encoded by the coding sequence ATGGCGGCCAGTAAGATAGATATCAAGCTATATAAGACGCAGGAATGGGTGGATTGGTGCCCCGGCTGCGGTAACTATGGTATACTCAATGCAGAGCAAATGGCCCTAGCAGAGCTGGGGCTTGATCCCAAGAGAACAGTGATAGTGTCCGGCATAGGTTGCTCAGGCAAAATAGCCCACTTCATTAATGTTAATGGGGTTCATACATTGCATGGCAGATCAGTGGCATTCGCCACCGGCATTAAACTAGCTAATCCAGAGCTTGAGGTAATCGTTAATGCAGGCGATGGGGATCAATTAGGCATAGGCGTTGGCCACTTCGTCAGCGTTGGCAGGAGAAATATCGATATGACGGTTATCGTTCACGATAATGGAGTATATGGATTAACCAAGGGGCAAGCCGCGCCCACTCTTCCAAGGGGCGTCAAGACGAAGTCCCTTCCTGAACCCAATATAAATGATGCTATAAATCCGCTTGCATTGGCCTTAGCATCCGGCTACACGTTCGTGGCTAGGACCTATGCCTATGACGTGAAGCATGCCAAGGAGACCATTAAGGCCGCCATAACTCATAAGGGGCTTGCCTTAGTTGATGTGCTTCAACCGTGCCCCACCTATAATAATATAAACACCAAGGAGTGGTATGATAAGAGGATCTATAAGTTGGAGAATTGGGATCCAATTGTGAGGAGTGAGGCTGAGATGGATGAGAAGTTGTCTAAGGCGCTCCTAAAGGTAAGGGAGTGGGGCGATAAGATACCCATCGGTATATTTTACCAGAATGAAATGGTGCCGACTTATGAGGCCAGGGTAGAGGAGAGGGTGCCGACTTACCTCAAGAATCCGCCGGCGAAGCAGGAAATCGATAAGAATGGAGCATTCATCACATCAATAGAGAACATCATTAAAGGCAAGAGAGTAATATAA
- a CDS encoding ribonuclease HII — protein MVVAIVSTNDQSKLERIGVKDSKKLSPHRRTQLFRQILTMASCVKSIIVPPDEIDRYVMVNGLNDLEMSKMIELISMCEADTIYVDSPDPRPERFGQRLEEATGRRVIAMNKADAIIPVVSAASIIAKVTRDNEIAKLRREYGDFGSGYPSDPRTIDFLKKWIKQHGSLPPIVRGTWKTIDDIKG, from the coding sequence ATGGTGGTGGCCATAGTCTCAACCAATGATCAGTCCAAGTTAGAGAGGATTGGAGTTAAGGATTCCAAGAAATTAAGTCCCCACAGGAGAACCCAATTATTTAGGCAGATACTGACCATGGCAAGCTGCGTTAAGTCAATTATTGTGCCCCCCGACGAAATAGATAGGTATGTGATGGTGAATGGATTAAATGATTTGGAAATGAGTAAAATGATTGAGTTAATATCTATGTGCGAGGCGGACACCATTTACGTGGACTCCCCTGACCCTAGACCAGAAAGATTCGGGCAGCGGCTTGAGGAAGCGACGGGAAGAAGGGTAATAGCGATGAATAAGGCCGATGCTATTATACCCGTGGTTTCCGCCGCCAGCATAATAGCTAAGGTAACTAGGGATAATGAAATAGCTAAATTAAGGCGTGAGTATGGAGACTTCGGAAGCGGGTACCCCAGCGATCCCAGAACGATTGACTTCCTAAAGAAGTGGATAAAGCAACACGGTTCTCTACCCCCAATAGTTCGAGGAACTTGGAAAACAATTGACGACATTAAAGGCTAA
- a CDS encoding DNA-directed RNA polymerase subunit N (DNA-dependent RNA polymerase catalyzes the transcription of DNA into RNA using the four ribonucleoside triphosphates as substrates), producing the protein MITPVRCWTCGKPLGHLWEPFRKRVSAGEDPGKVLDXLGLTRYCCRRTLLGHVELIDSVLPYNRMENP; encoded by the coding sequence ATGATAACGCCTGTTAGGTGCTGGACGTGCGGTAAGCCTCTGGGTCATCTTTGGGAGCCCTTCAGGAAGAGGGTATCCGCGGGCGAGGATCCAGGCAAGGTATTGGATGANCTTGGATTAACTAGGTACTGCTGTAGAAGAACGTTGCTGGGCCACGTTGAGTTAATAGATTCAGTATTGCCATATAATAGAATGGAGAATCCATGA
- the rps19p gene encoding 30S ribosomal protein S19 (protein S19 forms a complex with S13 that binds strongly to the 16S ribosomal RNA): MAPAVISQEEWKNYRYRGYTLEELQKLSMEDFIKLLPARQRRSLMRGLKPEHKKLLERVRKAITSGSKKPVKTHVKDMIILPEMVGLTLQIYNGITYIPIQISPWHIGRYIGEFVPTAKIVQHGEPGLKATRSSLHIAAK; encoded by the coding sequence ATAGCTCCAGCGGTTATCTCCCAGGAAGAATGGAAGAATTATAGATATAGGGGTTACACCTTGGAGGAATTACAGAAATTATCCATGGAGGACTTCATAAAGTTGCTGCCGGCNAGGCAAAGAAGGAGCTTGATGAGGGGCTTAAAACCGGAGCACAAGAAATTATTGGAGAGAGTTAGGAAGGCAATTACTTCAGGCAGCAAAAAACCAGTGAAGACTCATGTCAAGGACATGATAATTCTCCCAGAGATGGTTGGATTAACCCTCCAAATATATAATGGCATTACGTATATTCCGATACAAATATCGCCGTGGCACATCGGTAGGTATATAGGGGAATTCGTTCCAACAGCTAAAATAGTGCAGCATGGAGAGCCCGGCCTAAAGGCTACGAGGTCCTCGCTGCACATAGCGGCTAAATGA
- a CDS encoding pyridine nucleotide-disulfide oxidoreductase has product MTTVKNVVIIGGGAGGAMLANRLPSDEFNITLIDKEGYNYYLPWLLYVAFKGSRREMRRSLESILKPHVRLVKSTVSAINLSDKWIELINGKRMSYDYVVIAAGADVDDSKINGLHDVLVRYGNYYTTEENALKVWRTLNSIKEGTLLIAVSDPKHRCPPSPMEGAFLAEEFIRSRGLSDKVKIVFATPYPRPYPAEPMNEVVEPIMRERGIEIVNFFTLDYVEPDKQVMHSLEGDELKYDSAIVVPPHVGARLKYYPEDVTDSDGFVLADKLTNRVKGFDDAFVIGDASAVPVAKTGVTAHLEASVVAKILMGEEAKNSGRTNCPFDLGYGLGTFVIGDYYTPVVKYPPNKVNHMMKMAFAAIYWDMIKYPELWDPIFDSFFDATNPSILKRIYG; this is encoded by the coding sequence GTGACCACCGTGAAGAACGTCGTGATAATAGGCGGCGGCGCCGGTGGAGCAATGCTCGCGAATAGGTTACCCAGTGATGAGTTCAATATTACATTGATAGATAAGGAGGGCTATAATTATTATCTTCCTTGGCTTCTATATGTGGCGTTTAAGGGATCCCGGCGAGAGATGAGGAGAAGCCTTGAGTCGATACTGAAGCCGCATGTGAGGCTAGTGAAGTCGACGGTGTCCGCCATTAATTTGAGCGATAAGTGGATCGAATTAATTAATGGAAAGAGAATGAGCTATGATTATGTCGTGATAGCGGCCGGCGCAGACGTTGATGACTCTAAAATCAATGGGTTACATGATGTATTGGTTAGGTATGGGAACTACTACACCACTGAGGAGAATGCATTAAAGGTATGGAGAACGCTGAACTCCATTAAGGAGGGCACACTGCTCATCGCCGTGTCCGATCCAAAGCATCGCTGCCCGCCATCTCCAATGGAGGGCGCCTTCTTGGCGGAGGAATTCATTAGATCAAGGGGGCTCAGCGATAAGGTTAAGATAGTCTTCGCCACTCCCTATCCAAGGCCTTACCCTGCAGAGCCAATGAATGAGGTCGTGGAGCCAATAATGAGGGAGAGAGGGATAGAAATAGTTAATTTCTTCACGCTTGACTATGTGGAGCCGGATAAGCAGGTAATGCATTCCCTGGAGGGAGACGAGTTAAAGTATGATTCGGCGATAGTTGTGCCACCCCATGTGGGGGCCAGGCTAAAGTATTACCCGGAGGACGTTACCGATAGCGATGGCTTTGTCCTAGCCGACAAATTGACGAATAGGGTTAAGGGATTCGATGATGCATTCGTGATAGGCGATGCCTCGGCAGTGCCGGTAGCCAAGACCGGAGTAACGGCTCACTTGGAAGCCAGCGTCGTGGCCAAGATACTTATGGGAGAGGAGGCCAAGAATAGTGGTAGAACTAATTGCCCCTTTGACTTGGGTTATGGCCTAGGCACATTCGTTATAGGCGATTATTACACGCCGGTGGTGAAGTATCCGCCGAATAAGGTTAATCACATGATGAAGATGGCGTTCGCTGCAATTTATTGGGACATGATTAAATATCCTGAGTTATGGGACCCGATATTTGACTCATTCTTTGACGCCACCAATCCCTCAATCCTAAAGAGGATATATGGGTGA
- a CDS encoding SirA family protein, producing MAQPTRTVDARGLSCPGPITELVKAYRNSKMGDVIEVLATDEGFKQDVQAWIRKTGNELIELREENGEIRALIRIVKR from the coding sequence GTGGCTCAACCCACGAGGACCGTGGATGCACGGGGATTATCATGCCCCGGCCCAATAACTGAGTTAGTGAAGGCGTATAGGAACTCTAAGATGGGAGACGTAATAGAGGTACTGGCAACAGATGAGGGATTTAAGCAGGACGTGCAGGCTTGGATTAGGAAAACGGGGAATGAACTTATAGAGTTGAGGGAAGAGAATGGAGAGATAAGGGCATTGATACGCATAGTGAAGCGGTGA
- a CDS encoding ATPase → MSVLSKPLPSRLTLLKLREQGSLYRNVKRTVEDARNATIQRIRTIIQRLEETRKRAYDYILNVSQLYGLAESKMGPHQLSLLASFVKPTAQASLVSKDFGGIKFTTLELSGLTSPNYGIXSTDSGLDTAMYRLMDGFSIVLEYINLEGLFDMLLARVKEYQRMINAIGNVLLPRINDSIAFIRLALDEEEREDFVRRIIISRLLGGAQQ, encoded by the coding sequence ATGTCAGTACTAAGTAAGCCGCTTCCCTCTAGATTGACGCTTCTCAAGCTTAGGGAGCAAGGTTCCCTGTATAGGAACGTGAAGAGGACTGTGGAGGACGCCAGAAACGCCACTATACAGAGAATTAGAACCATAATACAGAGACTGGAGGAGACGAGGAAGCGTGCCTATGATTATATATTGAATGTTTCTCAACTATATGGATTAGCTGAGTCAAAGATGGGTCCCCACCAATTATCTCTCTTGGCATCGTTCGTGAAGCCAACTGCCCAAGCATCTCTAGTATCAAAGGACTTCGGGGGAATAAAGTTCACCACGCTGGAATTAAGTGGATTAACATCGCCGAATTACGGCATATNCAGCACTGATTCCGGCCTTGATACTGCCATGTATAGGTTAATGGATGGGTTCAGCATAGTGTTGGAGTATATTAACTTAGAGGGATTATTTGATATGCTTCTAGCCAGGGTAAAGGAGTATCAGCGAATGATAAACGCCATAGGAAATGTGCTGTTGCCCAGAATAAATGATTCAATAGCATTCATAAGGCTTGCGCTAGATGAAGAGGAACGGGAGGATTTCGTTAGGAGAATAATTATAAGTAGGTTGCTCGGGGGAGCACAGCAATGA
- a CDS encoding DNA-binding protein, translating into MNNNDLAKSYIRQAEERMKHAKEALNGGNYPYTVRQCQEAVELLLTASLRYVGVEPPNHDVGYLLRKEKNRFPQWFQEKIDELAYYSRVLRSQREPAMYGDEETGASPELYSKFDAENAAKMCDSVYEAVKKLINAG; encoded by the coding sequence GTGAATAATAATGATCTTGCAAAATCTTACATTAGACAAGCCGAGGAGAGAATGAAGCATGCTAAGGAGGCACTGAATGGAGGCAATTATCCTTATACTGTGAGGCAATGCCAGGAAGCCGTTGAACTGCTCCTTACAGCTTCCTTGAGGTACGTTGGTGTAGAGCCACCTAATCATGACGTAGGATACCTCCTTAGGAAAGAAAAGAATAGGTTTCCACAATGGTTCCAAGAGAAAATAGATGAACTTGCATACTATTCTAGAGTTTTAAGGAGCCAAAGAGAACCCGCTATGTATGGAGATGAGGAAACTGGAGCATCACCAGAACTATATTCAAAATTTGATGCTGAAAACGCCGCCAAAATGTGCGACAGCGTTTACGAAGCTGTGAAAAAACTCATCAATGCTGGCTAA
- a CDS encoding peroxiredoxin, translating into MGENKKIGMIVFSGTEDKMIPVGVISQGAAAMGYDVLIFFTGWAMFRLLKKPMEPTWPKEFEQMVPSLMEGMKRIKAPSWLDMLKQAKEMGAKIYVCSMMSQAAGLRKEDFDSSLVDDVVGVAAFLEMVEGGQVLFI; encoded by the coding sequence ATGGGAGAAAATAAGAAGATCGGGATGATAGTTTTCTCGGGAACCGAGGATAAAATGATTCCCGTGGGAGTGATATCCCAGGGAGCAGCGGCGATGGGGTATGACGTATTGATATTCTTCACTGGGTGGGCAATGTTCAGGCTCCTTAAGAAACCCATGGAGCCAACGTGGCCCAAGGAATTCGAGCAAATGGTGCCTTCATTAATGGAGGGAATGAAGAGGATAAAGGCCCCAAGTTGGTTGGATATGTTGAAGCAAGCAAAGGAGATGGGGGCAAAGATATATGTGTGCTCAATGATGTCGCAGGCCGCTGGGCTACGGAAGGAGGACTTCGATTCTTCCTTAGTGGATGATGTGGTGGGCGTCGCCGCGTTCCTGGAAATGGTCGAGGGAGGACAAGTCCTATTCATTTGA
- a CDS encoding 2-oxoacid:ferredoxin oxidoreductase subunit alpha produces MIGGPQGSGVDTSATVFGNALARAGYYIYGNREYHSNIEGRHSYFNLTISDKPMHSISDDVNILVTFEAESIFQHFREVRDYLVYNKAVESTKLAAINSIERETAEDIEKFLESIKVPPTVEGVLDYLRGKGVKLVPVEYDKILASVADEMKLSVATISRSRNIIAAAVSLKLLGLDKEYLAEAIRGLFKNELFVKANLLAADKAYGLVNAVYGLKGIPINGHRVQLDGNTAVALGKIAGGLRFQSYYPITPASDESVFIEANQVVEVIDPDTKESRKVGIVVVQTEDELAAINAGIGAALTGARAATSTSGPGFSLMVEGLGWAGMNEVPVVVTYYMRGAPSTGLPTRSGQADLLFSIHAGHGEFPKIVLASGDHVEAFKDAIWAFNLAERYQTPVIHLVDKSLANAYSIIDETELDYSSIKADRGKVIVPSGEYKRFQFVDDHISPRAFIGNAVMHYTGDEHNEAGHISENVNNRTKMYEKRMKKLEVADKEIPEELRLNVFGEGDIAVVTWGSPKGAVLDAMEELKQEGVSIQLIQLRMFSPFPRNLVTKLLKGKSKIIDVENNYTAQAASVMALSTGIEPTNYVLKWNGRPITRTEVKTAIKQVIEKNEKRVVLNGGQ; encoded by the coding sequence ATGATAGGTGGACCACAAGGTAGCGGCGTGGATACTTCTGCAACAGTGTTCGGCAATGCATTGGCGCGGGCTGGTTACTATATATATGGCAATAGGGAGTATCATTCCAATATAGAGGGCCGCCATAGTTACTTCAATTTAACCATAAGCGATAAACCAATGCATAGCATATCGGATGATGTTAACATATTGGTAACGTTTGAGGCTGAAAGCATTTTCCAGCACTTCAGGGAAGTACGTGATTACTTAGTATATAATAAAGCAGTGGAATCAACAAAGCTAGCCGCAATAAATAGCATTGAGCGTGAAACCGCCGAGGATATCGAGAAATTCCTTGAATCGATTAAGGTGCCCCCCACGGTCGAGGGGGTTCTGGATTACTTGAGGGGCAAGGGCGTTAAGTTAGTGCCCGTCGAGTATGATAAGATATTGGCAAGCGTAGCTGATGAAATGAAGCTATCGGTCGCCACCATTTCCAGGTCACGGAACATAATAGCGGCAGCAGTATCACTTAAATTGCTTGGCCTTGATAAGGAGTACTTAGCGGAGGCGATCAGGGGCCTATTCAAGAATGAATTATTCGTTAAGGCGAACCTCTTGGCGGCAGATAAGGCATATGGATTAGTCAATGCCGTATATGGATTAAAGGGGATACCAATAAATGGGCATAGGGTTCAACTAGATGGCAACACGGCAGTTGCATTGGGTAAAATAGCCGGCGGCCTAAGGTTCCAGAGTTACTACCCGATCACGCCGGCCAGCGATGAGAGCGTCTTCATAGAAGCCAATCAAGTAGTTGAGGTAATTGATCCGGATACCAAGGAGTCGCGCAAGGTTGGCATAGTGGTAGTTCAAACGGAAGATGAATTAGCGGCAATAAATGCAGGCATAGGTGCGGCATTAACTGGTGCCAGAGCTGCCACCTCAACATCTGGCCCCGGCTTCTCATTAATGGTGGAGGGGCTCGGCTGGGCCGGCATGAATGAGGTTCCTGTGGTCGTCACGTACTACATGAGGGGCGCCCCCTCTACGGGGTTACCCACTAGGAGCGGGCAAGCGGATCTATTGTTCTCGATTCATGCTGGTCACGGCGAGTTCCCTAAGATAGTGTTGGCATCGGGGGATCACGTTGAGGCATTCAAGGACGCCATTTGGGCCTTTAACCTAGCTGAGAGGTATCAAACGCCTGTGATTCACTTGGTTGATAAGTCCTTGGCTAATGCTTACTCCATAATAGATGAGACAGAGCTTGATTACTCCTCCATAAAGGCAGATAGGGGTAAAGTAATTGTTCCAAGCGGTGAGTATAAGCGGTTCCAATTCGTGGATGATCATATTTCTCCACGGGCATTCATAGGCAACGCCGTTATGCATTACACCGGCGATGAGCATAATGAGGCGGGCCACATATCCGAGAACGTGAATAATAGAACCAAGATGTATGAGAAGAGAATGAAGAAACTAGAGGTGGCGGATAAGGAGATACCGGAGGAGCTCAGGCTAAATGTATTCGGCGAGGGCGATATAGCCGTGGTAACTTGGGGAAGCCCCAAGGGAGCCGTATTGGATGCAATGGAGGAATTAAAGCAAGAAGGCGTATCGATCCAATTAATTCAATTAAGGATGTTCAGCCCCTTCCCGAGGAACCTGGTAACAAAGCTTTTGAAGGGAAAAAGCAAGATAATAGACGTGGAGAATAATTACACAGCTCAAGCGGCATCCGTAATGGCCCTAAGCACGGGAATAGAGCCGACTAATTACGTCCTTAAGTGGAATGGAAGACCCATAACCAGGACCGAGGTAAAGACAGCAATTAAGCAAGTGATTGAGAAGAATGAGAAGAGGGTGGTGCTAAATGGCGGCCAGTAA